The DNA window GAGATGGTCCGGTCGCGCAAGCTGCCCCTGGTCGGCTCCGGCGAGGGCGTGTGGTCGTTCATCCATATCGCCGACGTCGCCTCGGCCACCGTCTGCGCGATCGAGGGCAGCGCGACCGGGATCTTCCACATCGTCGACGACGAGCCGGCGCCGGTCCGAGTGTGGCTGCCGTACCTCGCCTCAGCACTGGGCGCCAAGCCACCGCTGAAGGTGCCCGCCTTCGTCGCCAAGCTGCTGATCGGCGAGATGGGCGTCGCGATGATGACCCAGATCCGCGGCGCGTCGAACGCGAAGGCCAAGCGGGAGCTGGGCTGGCAGCTGACCTACCCGAGCTGGCGCGAAGGCTTCCGCACCGGCCTCTGACGAGTCAGCGCAACCCTAAGGGCGGCCGAGGCCTCGGTAGGTCCAGCCGGCTGTCCGCCAGGCCTGGCGGTCGAGGCAGTTGCGGGCGTCGATGACCTGGCGGTCCGCCACCACGTCGCCCAGGACGACGGGGTCCAGCTCGCGGAACTCCGGCCACTCCGTCAGGTGCAGGACGACGTGGGCGCCGCGGCAGGCGTCCATGACGGAGTCGGCGTAGCGCAAGGTCGGGAACGAGCGGCGGGCGTTCTCGTTCGCCTTCGGGTCGTACACGCTCACCAGTGCGCCGTGCAGGTGGATCCGGCCGGCGACGTTCAGCGCGGGCGAGTCGCGGATGTCGTCGGTGTTCGGCTTGAACGCCGCACCCAGCACCGCGACCTTCGAGCCGACCCAGCGGTTGCCGAGCACCTCCGCGCACAGGTCGACGACCTTCTGCCGGCGGTTGAGGTTGATCTGGTCGACCTCGCGCAGCAGCGTGAGCACCTCCTCCGCACCCAGCTCGCCGGCGCGGGCCATGAAGCCGCGCAGGTCCTTGGGGATGCAGCCTCCGCCATACCCCAGCCCGGCGTCGAGGTACCGCCGGCCGATACGCGCGTCGTACCCGATCGCGTCGGCGAGGATCGACACGTCCGCGCCGGTCGCGTCGCACAGCTCGGCCATCGCGTTGATGAACGAGAGCTTGGTCGCGAGGAACGAGTTCGCCGCCGTCTTCACCAGCTCGGCGGTCGCGAAGTCGCACACGATCACCGGTACGCCGCCGGCGACGATCGGCGCGTAGACCTCGCGCAGGATCCGTTCGGCCCGCTCGCTGCGCACCCCAAGCACCAGCCGGTCGGGTCGCAGCGTGTCCTCGACCGCGAAGCCCTCGCGGAGGAACTCCGGGTTCCACGCCAGCTCCACGTCGGCCGTCGTGAGCGACGCGATGCGGGCGGCGAGGCGCGAGGCCGTACCCACCGGGACCGTCGACTTGCCGACGATCAGCGCCGGCCGGGTCATCCGGCTGGCGAGCGCCTCGACGGCGGCGTCGACGTACGACAGGTCCGCCGCGTACTCGCCATCGCGCTGCGGCGTGCCCACGCAGACGAAGTGGACGTCGCCGAACTCCGCGGCCTCGTCGTAGGACGTGGTGAACCGCAACCGGCCGGTCTCGACGTGCTTGCGGAGCAACGGCTCCAGCTCGGGCTCGAAGATCGGC is part of the Tenggerimyces flavus genome and encodes:
- a CDS encoding UDP-glucose dehydrogenase family protein — translated: MTHRITVIGTGYLGATHAACMAELGFEVLGVDVDPGKIAKLADGQVPIFEPELEPLLRKHVETGRLRFTTSYDEAAEFGDVHFVCVGTPQRDGEYAADLSYVDAAVEALASRMTRPALIVGKSTVPVGTASRLAARIASLTTADVELAWNPEFLREGFAVEDTLRPDRLVLGVRSERAERILREVYAPIVAGGVPVIVCDFATAELVKTAANSFLATKLSFINAMAELCDATGADVSILADAIGYDARIGRRYLDAGLGYGGGCIPKDLRGFMARAGELGAEEVLTLLREVDQINLNRRQKVVDLCAEVLGNRWVGSKVAVLGAAFKPNTDDIRDSPALNVAGRIHLHGALVSVYDPKANENARRSFPTLRYADSVMDACRGAHVVLHLTEWPEFRELDPVVLGDVVADRQVIDARNCLDRQAWRTAGWTYRGLGRP